The DNA region GTGTTGGACAGCGCTCTGACAAGATGAAGAAATACATATTTTGGTAAAAGTGCTTTAAACCCTTGAAAAGAGTCACAGAAAATTGGTGGAATTATGTCAAGGAGCACTGAAGCTGTTCTGCTGCTCACAGTGGAAcaccatgttttttcttttaaccctTTGAACTCAGCAATAGAAATGGTCCACCAGTACCACATTAGTATTTGGCCTACTGTGATGTTGTTTCTTGGAGGATCTTCGAATGCATCATACCACTAAACTCTGTACAGCATCAGCTAAAAGGATTTGTACACCAATAAACCAAACTTgtgttacaaattaaaaaaatagcaTATTCTTCATTTTGAAGAATAAACACATACAACAAAATATTGACGCCATCACGAGGCAGCATGGCAAGAACTGGTAACAATCCCTCTCGTTGTGTATATGTCTATTGAGCACATTCTTAGAGGCCGTCCATGTAAACTCAACCAAATACTAACATGCGTGACTTTCGATGAATTTGTCGTGTTCAGTTGGTCCAACCACTCTGGCAAACCGTCTCATGACGTCGTACAGCTCCTGCACCTCCTTCGGGTAACATCGCTCCAGcactgaggaagagagaggaggtgagaaatatgaaagaaaaattcacctatttttttttttaaacacatgagCATATTTTTACAGGATGCCAGGAGAAGTGctgtattttaatatatttgtgttcACCAGTTTACAGCCTTTAACATGCAGCTCTCGTGTCTTCTATCACAGCCGTTCTGTGGCTGCACTAAAGTTATCATGGTTGATCACTGCGGAGAATTTGTATCTTCTAgattcaaaacatattttgtagATCTGAACATTTTATCCAGACCACTGAACTACACTGACATATCAACACATAGCATCTTTTCAAAATTTACATTTCACTGTAAACCTGAGACTAAAAATATTTCTGTCTGCGATCAATTCTGTATGCTGCCATTCTAAAGCCATACTATAGTATTTTCTTGcttttcatcatttttatttgtattcgtGTTGGAACTTCACGTTAAAAACAGATGTTGAACTAAACCCTTCACATACACACGGATGCTGTCAGTGTTGAAAATGTGCACAatcccattaaaaaaaatacaagagcAAGaaagtgcagacacacacagtgtgcttaaaggttcagtgtgtaagatttaggtgaaaaggGATTTATTGGCAAACCTGATATatgaaattattgttttttttaccttagaATGGGACCTTTATACGGACAAACTAAtcatcttttgtgttttttatgacaactgaagacCACTACAGGATCGCTTTCATGGTTGGAAGTGGAGGGTGAGTTGAGGGGTATTCggatgcaacatgcaacttcaccactagatgtcactaaattatacacacaGAACCCTTAAACTAATAAAACAACACTAATTGTCTTTCACTTCTTAAACCTTACAGGTGGTGAAAAAATGAGAGCACCCTCAGACTAAACAGTAatacaagcaaaacaaagatcTCTCGCAAACAAAAACACGCCACAGTCAAGCTCCACTGGAGAGTATTCTCCAACACTTAACTCGCTCTACAAGCACATATTCTCTGAAGAGCTGGTGTTAGTCTCAAAGCGTCGCCCGTGTTGCTGAGGAACGGATACGTGTTGAAGAGGCAagctgtgtttatatgtgtgtcaCAGGATACTTTAGAAGACAGATTACAGATTTAAGACCAGTTTATCAGGGTTGGATTGTGCTGATGGAGACAAAAGGTGTATCGACCATTTGGAAGAAGTTCATTTTTGGGTCTCTGGGTTATAGTTAGAcaagtctccaggaaattaaGGCGAATTTATGTATTTCACCAACTGtgatatgtgtgagtgtgtgtgtcaggttctCTCTGCATTCAAGTTTGAATAAGCAGCTGCCATTTCAGACTCAACACATGGTGTCATGTCCTTAACAAAGCAGTGAACACACTGTCACAACAGTGTTGTCCACGTCTCTAAGGAAAAATCAACACTGCTGTGTGGCCTCATACCAACACATAAACACTGACAGCAAACAAAGGCGACAAGACAACTCATACttgaatcatttcatttagaaTGTCCTCACAGGGAAACAACAACGCTGGTCAATCTGCCTTCGGCAAGTTTCTGAGACAGAATACTGCAAGCCTCCCAGGCTCAGATACTGCTTCCATTATTGCATGTGACACCgacatgaacaaacacacatacacacactgtggagACACAATCTTTGACAGTCTCCATGACAACCAGTCTGTAGCTCTACAGCTACTCTGAGTTCCCCTTTGTCTTGAAAGACCGGAGCGATAAGGGAAAGGAGGGGAAGAAGCGAGCAGGGCTAACTGGaggatatataaataaatcatgagGGGAGAATTCTTCAAATCTCAGACCACGGACAGTTTTCACAGAGCAACACGTGGAGATATAATGATGGGCTGGTTGGTCGAGCAAAGTTGAAATACAAAAAGGCTTTAATTGGACAAATTCGTGCGTTGCAGCCCATCTGTCTGACCTCCGATGCAAAAACCCCTGAGATGCAAAGAATTATATTACTGGAGCTCGCTGAAATCCAACCTGTGATGGGCGGATCAATAAACAAAGCCTCCCTCAAAATTAAAGCCATTATGGCAGGAACACTCATCACATGGGGGATCTTTTCACAGTGAGGCAATTATGCTCTGGCACACAGCCCTCATAGACTATTCACAGCTCTGATCGTAAACACGAGCTCCGTCCGTGGCCACGAGGGGCCACAGAGGTTAACGTGGTCATTTCATACAGGTTGTTTGCCTGCATCCATAGAAACCCTCTGCAGCGATTTGGCTGGAGGATATCAGATGCCTCTCTGAGCTGCGATGAATACTGTCGCAGCCGAGCCCCAGTGACTGTCGGGGGGAAGACTTACTCTGGAATTTCCGAAGGTTGATCAGCCCGTGGTCTCGGATAATCCTGAAAGAAATGCAGGTTTAGATTTAATTAAACATGCAAATTGATATTCTGATTAGTGTGGTGCTTGGAAATTAATCCTGGCCGTTATTAATCTGCAATTATCTTGGCTGTTACAGTCTATAAAGTCATTATGGCATCTGAACACCCAATACACAACCTCAGTAGTTTATTAGGTACAACAGACTAAAGGTGATCCAGTCTCATACAACAATCCTGCAGTAAAGGCTCCCTGAAAGGTCAAGATGTTCCGTTTATGTTGAAACGGTTTCAGCAAAGTGTTGAATCAagacattcatacagtgcttccTTACACACTGCCTGCACAGCCATCAGGACCATTTGGGGGTTCAGGTTAttgtccaaggacactttggtAAGCAGACTGGAggactgaccttctggttagtggacgacctgcTCTCGCTCACGAGCCACAGTCTCCCCACTTATTGATCAGGATAGGTACTGCAATTTATGGTGCTACTAAATCATATGTTGTTATACTGACatgttcttcttttattttgctaAATGACAAGAACGCCTCTCTTTaaaacacttcaaaataaaataaagttgtcATGAGGGTAGGGACTTATTGCACGACCAAAAGTGTTATAAAGTTACATATCTTGACAGGTCTGTACTTCCTTGTTTCAGGGGTCAAAATTCAGGATCTCCTGGAAGCTTCTCTGACAAGTAGCAAGTTAACAGATTTAGAATAAGGAGCATGGAATGAGAAACTAATAACATGAATGCCTGCCCAGCCAGACATGCCATTCCACCATCTTCTGAGAGCAAGAACTCGTTACAGATGATTTAGTGATGGATGCATTACAGCGAAGattgagtgtgcgtgtgtgtgtgtgtgtgtgtgttgttctgacAGTGTACACACGGAAGGAGAAGATCAGAAGAGTGCTGACGGACAAAAAACTTTGTCCGTCAATTGATGAAGAATCATCAAAATAATGGATAaggtttattcattattttgatGATTCTTCATCAATTTTTTAACACCTGTGAAGTAGAACAGGAGAACATTTTGCAACATGACAACTTTCCGAATTACCATTGTTCAAGCTGTTAATCCAAATGTACATTTGAGGAAAAGGCTGCCTAATAAAAgatatacattttgaaatagtGTTTTTAATATGAGGCATTTAAGCCAGTATTTTTGTGGGAACATAATCCACAAAATGGGCAACATACATTTCTCCTGGGGTGTTAATAACTTTATCAAGTCTCCTGCAGTGAGGATATTCTCTTTCCCAGCCTAAAACTGGGCCCAACGTCAAACAGCTTGGCATATACAGCGTTCACAAGGAGACAGACACGTTCCTCCAAAATATTCCTGGTTTGATTAGAGGTTCATGCAGCTTTTTGCATCTGAATTATTCCCTGTGGCTAATGAAAGCTTAAGAAAAAAGGCTTTGATATGCAACTACACACCCAGTCTCAGAGGAAATGTCTTTTAATCTCcttttaacaaaataataattacaaatttgaagttatacatatatttgaatTCATTCATATTAAGAAGGTAGAGTCATGGGtgttaaatatgaatgtatttattcaacCTAAACCCATTTAAAAGTGTCTGAGGGAAACAAAGCTCCAAAAGGTCAATATAAACGCGTAAGTGCCATCTACTGACAGACTCAGGTAATTACATgatcatgaataaataaattctgTATAATATTACATAAAGCTACGTATATAATTTAGTGCATACAAAAAAAGGACCTACTTCTTCCTCCGCTGTCTCTCCTTTAATCTCGAATGATATATGTCAACAACTGCCAGCTTGAGGgctgaaacacaacaacataacaATTAAAGAGGGTGAATAAAATGTTGTAGCTCACACCATTATTATCTATTTATCATTGATAAATAatttacaaaacataaataacGTTCAACCCACCACGAAGTACGTCTGAGTCATCATCCACAAAGTCGATGTCTTTCAAATCCCATTCAGCGTAGTTGTCAAACTCCTGGGGgggaaagtgaaaaaatgattttcatAATCTGCCGCTTTGATCCGAGTTCACATGCATTGGATCATTGATCATAGATATGAACCCATATTCAAACACTAATGAGTAAAAGCAAACAATTGGATGAATAAATCACTAGAAACAACAATATGGGCATGAATTACCGTCTGTTACATTTCATGTTGATCCACCTTGTGGCTGTTTCatttatccatttattcatgttgacaGGCCATGTTAGTGCACATGATAAAGTACAAGATGTATGTATCCCCCTCACCTCCATGAAGTCTGCTCTGGCAGGCATGTATCCAGCCATGTCTCGAGACAGCACAGAGTCAAATGTGGGTCGTGGAGGTTCGTCAGTGGCTGTAATGtcagaaaaaagcaaacaaaatgaTGAGCTTACAAGAGAGATTTTATGAATTGTGTCTGAAAACAAGACGTGTACCACCAACAAACATCACACAAAATCCTGTTTCATAAGATCTACAAGGAATATAACAAGTTTCTGTCTCTGCCTTGACTTTACCCGACTGTACCGTGAACATGACGGAGAAATGTTTGTCAAGCAGTCGCACACAGTGACAGATGGAGACCTGCAGCTTGATAGGAACTGAGACAAGTTCTTCTCACACCAACTGTTGTCGACCAACTGTCAGGAGTTACAGTGATGTTAAACTTTGGATCGTTTTATGCAAATCTCTCATCTGACTGCTGTGGAGGAGCAGAATTATTGCTATAATTTCAAATCCAATAACAGCACATAACTAAACCGACTTATATTACTGCAATCTATTGCTGATATTCCATGGGGATATGCGCACAGAATaaggatattttttttcctgtaaaatGTGCTAAGGGGAAATTAAAGTGTAGATGTTATGGATACTCACGTTTGAAAGGAATAGCGCCCTCTGCAAAGCGAGAGTCTTTTGTTTTGCGCAGACTCAGCAAGGTGGAGGAGAACAGGGGGTTGTTGATGAAATTCTTCATGTAGTGGCTCTCACATTCCTCTTTGGTTTTCGTGCGCATCTGATATGCAACATCCTGCCTGAAGAGAGATGTGAGAAATAGATGTTTATGAATACATCCATTATTGTAAATCTGCATACTGTCTCACCCATTTTCACTCTGAAACATACAAGGAGAGTATAACGTCACTGATATGAATAGTTTAAATTATAAACCTGCTTATGATGTACAGTTTTACACATTCATTTCTTATACAATCAATTACATagattaaaaaaggaaataaagatcTTTAGATTTTAATAACTTAACCAAGAAACATACAAATTTGTTTCCAGGAATAAAATTGAGTCATTTGAATTTTCATATCACAATCATAGGGTTTCAACCACAAGGCCATGCAACTATTGGGTATAGAACTAAAATAACCAGGTGtgggagaaacacactgaggaaaAGGGACCCAATTCTTCAGTCAAGAACAAACATGACAACTGTGGAGTCACGGTTTTGTTGTAggactaaaacaaacaaacaaacactgaccagTTCCCAAATCCACAGTCCATGACTGCCTCCAACAGAGACACCTCTTCCTGTGCGGTCCACCCAGGCTCCAGTACAGGGAAGTCTGACGTCTACACGAGGAAAAGTGaagatatatttttgtgtgtgaggaagagTTTAATGACATgcagatgtttttctgtttatgttttaCGTACCATGATTTCATATTTGTGATCACTCTCGTGCTTCTTGTATTCAAATCCTTTTGTGAAACACTGAAACAGAAGCATTAGTGAGGGTCTAGGGAATAACACGAGAGATTTGACAGCATTGCTTCTATTTGTGACCGACTAAcctggaggcagaggagaaaaggCGATGGTCCACATTCTGCACACTTGATGTAGGGCTCGGTGAGATAAGAGGAACAACCTCTGCACGGGGGTTTATCAAAGGGATCATCTGGAAAAGACATGTTGTTAAACTACTGGTTGAAAACGCATTGAGTCGCTGTCAAGACGACACAGCCTGAAGTGGCACTGAGCTTTAAACCAAACGAGGGTggtaaacaaaaggaaaaatctcAGAGATAGCTCAGTTAACCTTACTCTAGCTATTCAACGTTTAACAGTTGTATCATTCATTTCCTGAGCCTGAAACTTACTCAGACGAATAACACAAGATATAACAAACATGCAATATGGTCATTTTGCTTTGAGAGCACACAACTAGCTTTTATTTGTCGCTGCATGCTAACGTTAATGTTAGCAAAACTAGGCTAGCGATGAGTTAGCGAATGTAGCTAGCtacataaacacagagaaaagaccGGACTGTTTCCTGTAAAGCGGCAGTTTCTGCATTTATCTCCGTGTTCCGGTTACTACTCACTTCCAAAAGAGGCGAGTCGGTCCATGTGGAGACGTTTTGACAAAGATACAACCGGCCAGGAGGGTTCGGTTCAATCTACTTTTCAACGCTCGCCGGCTAACCTGATTAGCCAGACGAAGGTAGTCGAGCCCCAATCGATCGATAGGGAAAACTCCaaataatgttattttcatcctgttttcagcacattgtgttttaatgtgtacaAGTTTCATGTTCGTGCTGCACCTGTGTAGCAATCGCTGAAGAACAAAGAGTCactaaaagattaaaatatctttattgTCATCACACTCAGGTGCAGTTAATCTGGAAAATGCTTCTGTCTCTGTAGCTGGAGCTCAAGAACTCCCTTGAAGTAGAAGCAACTCAATATTGTTTCCTTGTCGAAATGGCATATATTATTTGATTAATAATGATGCATGTAACTCGCTTAacaagtctctgtggcgcaattggttagcgcgttcggctgttaaccgaaaggttggtggttcaagcccacccagggacggtATTGTTATTGTAGCTGGAAACAattttaatatcaatatttCAACTACCAACCCGTCTGAACTCTAATCTCATCTCAATGTTGTCCTTAGCTTCTAAATGTCATATTGGATTTAAGCCAATCACATCCATTCTTTCCAACATATACTTTGATGACGTACAGTACAGCTAATGGAGAAGAGTACACAAACTTTTCAAACTCTACATcttcaaatcaataatcaattttATATGGTGGCCGTGAGAGTTCATCCAGTGCTAGTTAAATACGTACAAATGAAAAGGTGAAGTAGAAGTAACACAAAGTTGTTTTGAAGTaggaatattatttattatttctgtaaaCCATGGTGTATGTGGTGTGCAAAAgaagtctctgtggcgcaattggttagcgcgttcggctgttaaccgaaaggttggtggttcaagcccacccagggacggaAATTCTATTGAAGCTGCAAACACCGAGATTATGACGTGGACTTCAACTACCAAACTATCATACCTCTAATCTCATAAACCAATTTTGAGCTTCACTGTTCAATGTCAGATTGGATTCGGGCCTATCCTGCCATTCCAAGTGTGTATATTGATACTGAAGAGTTTACAAACGGTaaatcaaacacatgcaaatttgCGTTTACACGACTCATGTACGTGCTGCACGTGTGTAACACTCACTGTTTTCACCACATCTTGTTTCTAACTAAAATATTCAAAGATCTTTATTGTCATTGAAACTGAAGAACTCAGGTGAAGAACAAGTAACACGCGTAGAAATGTTATCTATTATTTCAACAATGGTGGTGGATCAACTTCAAACAAatgtctctgtggcgcaattggttagcgcgttcggctgtcaACCtaaaggttggtggttcaagcccacccagggacggtAATTCTATTGAAGCTGGAAACACCGAGATTATGACGTTGACTTTAACTACCAAACTATCATATGGAGGAccattatggaggaccatacatgacataagtaaaaataaataaataaataaatgtataaataaatacagaaaaaaataaataaatgaataaataaaaatggaaataaataaataaatacagaaataaatatgttaataccaagagaaatgtcaaaataaatgtctgaaatatatttgcacatttatttattccctgatacatttccttttcatttgcagtgtccttatgctaatgagaaaggcgggcctatccgcagtctcatgcaggattggtcacaggagtgtaatgatccagccctacgtctgcctctcaatgctgactggtgtccagtagctgtttgcagcgttgagccagttcacacttaaaatgaactagttcaagttcatagggttagttaaggttattttttattgggatgatttagctgtcagtagtcctgactgtgagcgtcacgtctcgtgttgtaatgagcacaaggagcgagccgagaggaggaggaggaaacagaaactccagctcgttacaaaccacctgcagcctctgctctgatcatgaagccgctgatctctgagcagatgtgaccagagaagctctgtgttttcactgtttccactgttccacagagtcactaactggctgtttcacggttcaagcccacccagggacggtATTTCTGTTGTAGTTGGAAACACTGCTAAGGGCTTATGGTTTACTGTCTGTTGTGAGATTGGATCCTTTCCATTGTCTGTTTATATGACGTACAGCTACCGGAAAAGTACTTTCAACCTGCTACATCCCCCCCCTGCAAAACAAATCATAAATCAATTTGACGGTGGCTTGGACAGTTCAACACACTGCAACTTAAGGAAACACACGCAAATAGAATAGAGTCTTTTAAccttttaatgttttatctCATTTAAAATTTTAGAAAACTATATTTACATtagatttattatttctattatttatcattttattaagCGGCCATGGTAAAATTCTCATCCTACCACAAGAGGTCGATCTTgcatcattttttaaaagaaaaaaaggaacacCCTTGaagtctgtctctttgtctctttcacacacaccacCTGAGCCTTGTGTATATATTAGGATGTATAATGGAAAGATATGGGACTGCACAGCTGTACAACCCTGTAGCTGCTTTTTCCTCTACAAAATCCTCAAGTTACTGAAGGACGTCTGAAAAAAAGCAGCTCAATCCAATGCAATCAGTATATTTGATTCCTGGTATTTTCATCTTTGAACTATGATTAGAATGCAACAACTCCTGCTACTCAAGGCGTGATTAATAACCAGCTGACCCGAtttctgtttgtacagatgGGATATTAGCAGCCCACATGATAACTACCGGCACCAGGGTAATATTAAATAAGGCCTTTCCCTTTACCTGAAGTGTCACTCAAGACATTGAGGCAAATCTTCCCAGAAAACACTGCTGTAgatatatcaaaatataaagGGGGCTGTATTGCAGCTACCAAACTGCACATGGGATTAAAAGTGGATGTTCTCTTTTGCTCTCATTACCCTGGGCCGTCTCTGTGAGGACAATCCACAGTGACAAGTGCTTTCGGTTGCAGCGTACGGGACCCAGGGTGCGCCTCAGACCTCCAGGGAGAGAATCAGTCAGCATGAGAGCCCCGAGCAACACAGATCCATGAGTAACGACAAAGAGGCCTCCCGACAGACTGTACACAATAAAGGGACAGTTGTACTGTTCCCTCTCTGTGGGATTTCCAGCTCACTGCCAGAGCACAGTTTGTTTTACAGTCCCGTGAGAgcattatgatttatttatctttggAAAAGAGgaacttctgtgtgtgtgacagtttgCAGTAAAACTGGTGTCTGGGTGAACGTGGCTTCCTCAAGTCAACTTTTACCCTGATACTGGCAGCAGCTGCATTATGACTTGGAACTTTTCCTGTGTAGTAAAGTATATGGACGGTCAAACATTACATCCATATGTGACGGTTGAGCATTTGCGAAACATTGATTTCAATGATTTTCCATAACAGCCTCCAGACTGCTGCAAATTTTCCACAGGATTTTGGAACCTGGCTGCAAAGATTTGCTTGAACGTTAGAAAGGAgttgcaacaaaacaaaacattttgtcatCTTGTGATTATTGGAAAATTGTAAGAAATGTTAGAAAGGTTACCTCCTTATTTCAATTATATAAAACACAGAACGGCAAATATTACTCAGTGAACGATTTAAACCCAAATAGCCAAGGGTACATTTCCTGTCATTTGACTAATTGATTATTTGACTGATGTTTTTAGGTGTAAACATGACCACTTCTGATGTTGGGCGATGAGACATGAATCACAGTCTGCATGTCTGGTTCATCTCGAAGGAGTTGGATGTGGCTGATGTCAGTGCTGTATGCAGGTCCGTGAAGTTCATCAAGGGAAAACATGAACTCATTGACCCTGCTTTGTTCACAGGTGCATTGTCATGTTGAAACAAGACCAACCTGTCATACAGGTAGAAGTGCTCCTTGAAAGTTACAGCAAAGGTATTTGGGGAGTTTTTATTGATATTTCCACTGATGATAACAAATAGATTTGGAAGATGATACCAGAGAGTGTTCACAGTCCAGAATGTATAATATAGAACATAGAAAGTTCTTTGTCACAACTCCTCTGTCAAAGGTAAACATATCCCTAAATAATTTGAAAACAATCACCAGGAAGCTGACGTTCGCTGCGGCCCAA from Platichthys flesus chromosome 4, fPlaFle2.1, whole genome shotgun sequence includes:
- the tada2a gene encoding transcriptional adapter 2-alpha, which gives rise to MDRLASFGNDPFDKPPCRGCSSYLTEPYIKCAECGPSPFLLCLQCFTKGFEYKKHESDHKYEIMTSDFPVLEPGWTAQEEVSLLEAVMDCGFGNWQDVAYQMRTKTKEECESHYMKNFINNPLFSSTLLSLRKTKDSRFAEGAIPFKPTDEPPRPTFDSVLSRDMAGYMPARADFMEEFDNYAEWDLKDIDFVDDDSDVLRALKLAVVDIYHSRLKERQRRKKIIRDHGLINLRKFQMLERCYPKEVQELYDVMRRFARVVGPTEHDKFIESHALEFELRREIRRLQEYRKAGIKSFCSAKVYERAKRLRDDERRKRTMLCDVLQYIQDGRACQQWLSKQAAIDAGITPAVTTITVSATGRRSAPPLNLTGLPGTEKLDEQEKELCQVVRLVPGAYLEYKQALLNECRRQGGLRLAQARALIKIDVNKTRKIYDFLIKEGHITKA